The Vagococcus penaei genome includes the window TTCCTGTTGAGAATTCTATTGAAGGAACAGTTAATGTTGCTATTGATTTTATTTATCATCATTTAGCCGTACCGATTCAGTGCGAATTAGTTTTACCTATTCACCAACAATTGATGGTACATCCTAATTTTAAACATTCTTGGCAGGATAATATTGTCAAAATAGTGTCACATCCACAAGCATTGGCACAAACGCAAACTTTTTTAGCTGATAACTTTCCTCATAGTCAACAATTAACTACCGAATCAACGACTAGTGCCTGTGAATTAATAGTAAATCATCAGGATGACTGTTGGGCTGCTGTTGCTTCTAAGGCAGCATCTGAAGCTTTTAATCTGACAATTGTTTGTTCGGACATTCAAGATAACCAAAATAATGAGACGCGTTTTTGGTTATTAGGAAAAGAAACATTTAAGCTTACCGATAAGTCGAGTTGTTTTATCCGGCAAACATTAGGTATTAGTTGGTCAAATAATCAACCTGGAGATTTACATCGTATATTGTCTGTATTTAGTTGGCGACAAATTGATTTATCGAAAATTGAATCGCGACCATTACGAACTAAATTAGGTGAGTACTACTTTTTAATTGATATTTTGGTTGATAATCCGAGACTTATTGATTTAGCACTTGAAGAATTAGCCGCTTTAGATTGTGATATTAAAATTTTAGGAACTTATCCTGTTTATTATGGAGAAAATAGTTAAAAATTTGTCAAATTTTTTAATAAGAGCATTGTATTTTAATGCAAAACGTCTATGCTATGGTTATATGTCTTTAAATTAATAAGTGAGGTACTGAAATGACGAAAATGACACGTATGGATCGACATAAAAAATCGGAAGAGATAGACCGTTCTCCACAAGAACAGAGTTCGAATCTTAACAAGGAAGTTAATAAACATAATGTTTTAAAACAAAATCCAAAGAAAAAAAAGAAACGAAAAAAAGGAAAAGGTTGCTTGTTTTTCATTTTTATTCTTTTACTTATAAGCGTTCTTTTTAGTGTTGGTATGTATGCTAAAGGATATTTTTCAGCGAAAAATGACACGGTACACTATCCAACTGAAGTGACCGATTTCAAAGGACAGAAAGCTTCTGATGGTTCAGTTAATATATTATTGCTTGGTAGTGATTCTAGAGGAGAGGACCAAGGTCGTTCCGATTCGCTTTTAGTCTTTCATTATAATAAGCGTGACAAACAACCAAAGTTAATTTCTATTATGCGTGATACTTTTGTACCGATACCAACTAAGGATGGAGTAGAATATAATAAGATTAATGCGGCATATTCTTATGGGGGTCCTGAATTAGTTCGTCAGACGATTACTAATACATTTGGTATTCCTATCCAATATTTTGCTGTTGTGAATTTTGATTCGTTTCCCAAAATCATTGAGACACTCGCACCGCATGGGTTAAAAATTAATGCGGAAAAAGACTTGGAAGTTGAAGGGACAATAATTAAAAAAGGGCCTCAACAAATGAATGGTTTAGAAGTTCTGCAATATTCTCGTTTCCGTAAAGATGCTGAAGGTGATTTTGGTCGAGTAAGGAGACAACAACAAGTTTTAGAGGCTTTAGTTAAACAAGGATTAAGCCCACTAAATGCTTGGCGTTTACCTGAAGTAGTTGGTAAAGTCCAAGGCTACACTGAAACAGATATTCCATTTAATCTTTATTTATCTTTGGGGACTAGCTATTTATTTAGTCGACACAAACCGCTAGATATTTTGACTGTACCAGTGGCTAATTCATGGAATGATGGGTACTATGATTATGCTGGCAGTGTGTTAGAAATTGATGAAGCGACTAATAAAGAAGCGGTTTCAGCCTTCTTGAACAAGTAAAAATACCGGAACTGGCTTTACTTTGTGCCTTTGGAACTTTATAATGTAGTTTGACTATTATTTGACTTAGTAGCTTAAAGAAATTGAGGATAGATAATGAAAACTGCAATTATAACAGACAGTACTGTTTTTTTAACTGAGAACTATAAGAAACGAGATAATTTATTTGTTATCCCGGTTCCTTTAATTATGGATAATCGCGTCTATCTTGAAGGAGTCGATATTCACCCAGATGGCTTTTATGATTTATTGAAGGATGCTGACGAGTTGCCTAAAACATCTCAACCTGCCATTGGTGAGGTTTTAGATTTTTACGAATCATTGGCTAAGGAAGGTTATGAAGCAATTATAAGCATTCATATGTCATCTGGTATTTCTGGTTTCGTGACGACATTGCAAACCCTTGTCAATGAATTATCAGACATTAAGGTTTATCCTTTTGATTCATTAATCACTAGTGGTCCTATGGGTAAATTAGTTGAGATGGCGCTAGATATGACAGCAATAGGTTTAGAGCCAGAAAAAATTGTTCATGCGCTTTCGCAAGCTCGTGAGTTTATTGAAGGTTATATTGTTGTTGATGATTTAAACCATCTAGTACGTGGTGGTCGTTTAAAAAATGGTGCGGCAGTCATTGGTACTTTATTAAAGATTAAACCAATATTATCATTTCAAGATGGTAATATTGTGTTAACTGAAAAAATAAGATCACAAAAAAAAGCCTTAAACCGAGTTCGCGAAATCGTATTAAACGATATTTCTTCATTGCCGCAAGATAGTACTTTTTATGTGATTCATTGTAATAATCGTGACGTTGCCCAGCAGGTAATGGATGAGTTGTTATTAGAAGATGCGTCATTAGATGTCCATCTTTGTGACTTTGGGCCTGTTATCGGGGCACATTTAGGTGAAAAATCTATCGCAATCGGTGTTGCGCCGAAAACGATCAAAGGCTTAATTTAATTGTTAAGCCTTTTTTATGTATGAATTAATTATGTTGTCTAATTAGTAAAAGGAGAGGGTGGCTATATGATACCTAGTATTCATAGAGACAGTAAAATTATTGTCGACTTAGTGGCAATCAAACAAAATATAAAGAAAGAATTAGCGCGTTTAACGAATAGACAAGAAATGTTTGCAGTGGTCAAGGCCAACGGTTATGGACATGGTTCGATACATGTGTCTAAAGCAGCAGTAGAGGCTGGTGTTTCAGGATTTTGCGTATCTAATTTAGATGAAGCAATCGAGCTAAGAAATAATGGTATTCAATTACCAATCTTAATTTTAAGCTATGTTGCTCCGGAATATGTTGAATTGATGGTTGACTATGATTTAAGTGTAACGTGTCCCAGTTTAGATTGGCTGATACAAGTGAATCGGATAATCAAGCAATTAGATTTAGCGAAACCATTAGCGATACATGTCAAAATTGATACGGGTATGGGACGAATTGGTTTTAGATCACAAGAAGATATGAGTCAAGCAATGGCAATCATTGATAATAATCCTGATATTTTATTGGAAGGATTATTTACACATTTTGCTACAGCTGATTCAGTTTCTGAGGAACATTTTAATTTACAAAAAGAACGTTTTACAGTTGCTAGAGCACTCTTCCCAGAAAAGATACGCTATGTGCATACAGCAAATTCTGCAACAACGTTATGGCATGATGCGTGGGGAAGTAATATGATTCGTTATGGTGATGCGATGTATGGCTTAAATCCTTCTGGTAATGAATTAGTCGAGCCTTTTCCTTTGAAACAAGCCCTGAGTTTAGAAACAACCTTAATTCATGTCAAAAAAATTGAAAAAGGTGAGAAAGTTGGTTATGGGGCAACTTATGAAACAAAAACAAATGAATGGATTGGGACGCTACCAATTGGCTATGCAGATGGATTACGTCGAAGATTTCAAGGTTTTGAAGTTTTAATTGATGGTCAACGTGTTCCTATCATAGGTCGCGTTTGCATGGATCAATGTATGATTAAATTACCAAAATCCTATCCTGTTGGAACGAAAGTAACTATTTTCGGTACGAATCAGCACCAGTTTAATAGTATTCAATCAGGTGCTGATTATATTGGTACCATTAACTATGAAATTACATGTGGCTTGTCCGACCGGCTCCCACGGGAATTTATTGACAACACATGTGGTGAAATGGAGGGATAAGTCCTTTGATAGCTTCCTATCTCAATATTTTAGTAATTTTTGCGATTATTTGTTTAGGCTATATCTTAACATGGAAAAAATGGTTTGATAACCGTATTGCTGATGTCTTTTCAAAATTAGTCTTGAATATTACACTTCCATTAAGTATGTTTTTAAATATGACTCAAAAATTTACTAAAGCGGAATTTTTAGATTTATTCAAGGGTATTTTATTACCTTTTGTGTCTATTTTAATTACATTTATAATTAGTTTTATTTATGCTAAGGTAACTAAAGTTCCCATAACTAGAAAGGGAACGTTTCAGGTCATGTTTACAGCTGCCAATACTATTTTTATGGGATTACCTGTTAATATGGCAGTTTTTGGTGAAAAAGCTATACCGTATGCCTTACTGTACTATATTTGTAATACAAGTTTCTTCTTTACGATAGGTATCATGCTAATTGCAAAAGATAATCCGGATGTAAAAAAAAGTCATACAACGTTTAATTTTAAAAAATTTCTTAAAAAATTGTTGTCACCAGCTTTATCTGGATTTATCGTGGGAATTCTCTGGTTATTGACAGGAATTGATGTGCCAAAACCGATTATCGATTTTTCGAGTTATTTAGGAAGTATGACAACAGCTTTATCTTTATTTGTAATTGGTATTATCATTTATCAAACTGGAGTTAAAAATATACGATTGACAAGGGATGTCGTAGGTGTTCTTATCGGACGGTATGTTATATCCCCTCTAGTTGTTTATCTGCTGTCTTTTATTATTCCTGTTCCTAGTTTAATGTTAAAAGTGTTTATTTTACAGTCCGCAATGCCTGTTCAAAATTCAATGCCAATTTTAGCCCGTGGTTATGGAGCAGATGAAAAATTTGCGACATCGAGTCTAACTTATTCAATATTTACCTATTTTATTTTTATTTTAATCTTACTTGGCATCTTTTTTTAGGTGAGTATGATATAATGCCAAAGTGTAGAATTACAAGAAAGAAGGTGGACGCATAATGAATCAATTTACAGACTATCAATTAGAATCGTTTATATTAGATGCATTAGCAGAAAAAAACTTTACCACACCAACCGAAGTACAAAGAAAATTAATTCCAGTGATTTCAAAAGGGAAGAGCGTTGTTGGTCAATCACAAACAGGATCAGGAAAGACGCATACATTTTTAATTCCTTTAATGAATAAGCTTGATTTAACCAAAAATGATGTACAGATCATTGTTACAACGCCTAGCCGAGAACTAGCTGAACAAATTTATCAAGCAGCGCTACAAATTGCCAATCATTCAGAAACAGAGTGCCGCGTAGCAAGTTATGTTGGTGGAACAGATAAAAAACGTCAGATTGAAAAATTAAAACATCAACAACCACACGTAGTTGTTGGGACGCCAGGACGTATCTTAGATTTAATTAATCATCAAGCGTTAAAAACATATACAGCTAAAGCTTTTGTTGTCGATGAAGCTGACATGACATTAGATATGGGATTTTTAGAGGACGTTGACCAAATCGCAGCAACTTTACCGAACCATTTACAAATGCTCGTTTTCTCAGCAACTATTCCAATTAAATTACAACCGTTCTTGAAAAAATATATGGAAAATCCTGTAGTTGAACATATTAAACCAAGTTCTGTTATCTCAGATGACATTGAAAATTGGCTGATTTCAACTAAAGGTCAAGATGTTAATCGTTTGGTTTATAACATTGTGACAGTTGGACATCCTTATTTAGCCATGATTTTTGCAAATACTAAACAGCGAGTGGACGAAATCGCTAATTATTTGAAAGAGCAAGGCTTAAAAGTGGCAACTATCCATGGTGATATTCCACCACGTGAACGTAAACGAGTAATGAAGTCAGTCCAAAACCTAGACTATCAATATGTAGTTGCGACCGATTTAGCTGCACGTGGAATTGATATTGAAGGTGTTTCACACGTCATTAATGCTGAAATTCCGAATGATTTAGAATTCTTTATTCATCGTGTTGGACGGACTGGACGTAATGGATTAAAGGGAATTGCTATTAGTTTATACGAGCCAGCAAATGAAGAGCAAATTGCTGAGTTAGAAAAAATGGGAATTACTTTCCAACCTAAAGTGTTAAAACAAGGTGAATTCGTCGAATCATATGATCGAAACCGCCGAACAAAGCGTGAAAAAACGCAAAAACAATTAGATACTAAGATGGTTGGACTGGTTAAGAAGAAAAAGAAAAAAGTTAAGCCTGCTTATAAGAAGAAGTTGAAATTTGCAATCGCTGAAAATGATAAACAGAAGCGAAAAGTTGAACGTAGACAGACTGAACGTTCAAAACGTAAGTCACGTAAGCAAGATTATTAAGCAATATGAAACTGGCATTCTAACTAGAATGTCAGTTTTTTTAGGCAAAAAAATAAAGGCATATTCTCCATTTCAGGGGATATGCCTTTTCAACAACAGCTGGATTCGTCCACGATAGATTACTCCTTAATTAATTGTTTTAATTTTAATTTAGCTTCTTCAATAGAGTTACCTTGCGCAGAAAGTAATTCATTATTTGCATCATAAACAATGAAAATATTGCTATCTGTATCTAAAGTTACTCGATATTGAAATTGTTTGTTGTTACTATATACCATAGTCATTCTCCTTTCGTACTAAATACTACTATAAAGGCAAACGTTACGGTAACAAAATTCCATAACTAAATATACCACGTTATTAAAAGATACGCAAGTTTTTGTTCTCAGAAAATTTTCAGACAAATAAATTAAATAGTTCTTTAAAAAATCATAGTAATCCGATAGAATGAAAGGTGAGTTTCAGTTAAATTAGACAGGATGAGAGTGGAAAAATCATGATTTACTATAGTGTTGGGTGGATAATGACCATCATTGGTATATTGTACGTAGTACTACCATCAAAAAAAAGACATTTTAAATATGGTTATCGTACAAGTCGTGCACGTTTAAGTGACGCAACGTATCGGTATGCTCAAAAGTATGCGGCAAAAGTGTTTTTAATAATTGGTTTGATAACCTTAGCTATTGGATATATACTTAAGTTAAGTGGCTTAACTAACTTTTTTATTATTGAATTAGTCACAATTTTTATTCCTATAATGATAGCCTTTTATCAAATTGAAAAAAAATTACAAACATTTAACGATCAGTTGGATGATAACGAAAAAGGAGAAGATGAAGATGAAACTTTTAATGATTGAAGATAATGAATCAGTATCAGAAATGATGCAAATGTTTTTTTTAAATGAATCATGGGATGTGACATTTAAACATGATGGGAAAGAAGGGCTAGATGCATTTTTAGAAACACCTAGCTCTTGGGACATTATTACCCTCGATTTAAACTTACCAACAATGGACGGTATGGCTGTTTGTCGCGAAATTCGCAAAGTATCCTCAACTGTTCCTATTATTATGCTAACAGCTCGTGATTCGGAAAGTGATCAAGTGATTGGGTTAGAGATGGGTGCTGATGACTATGTAACCAAACCATTTAGTCCGCTAACCCTAATCGCACGTATTAAAGCTTTACATAGACGTGCTGGATTAGTTGATGGCAACGACGAACAACAATTAAATGATACTGGTGAATTTGATGTAGTAACTGAACACTTCAAAATGAATACGAAGACACGTGAAGTCTTTTTAGATGATCATCCGATTGATGGTTTGACACCGAAGGAATTCGATTTATTGTTAACATTGGCTAAAAAACCACGCCAAGTATTTTCTCGTGAGCAATTACTTGAGTTAGTATGGGATTATCAATATTTTGGTGATGAACGAACGGTTGATGCACATATTAAAAAACTACGCCAAAAAATTGAAAAAGTTGGGCCGCAAGTTATTCAAACTGTTTGGGGTGTCGGATATAAATTCGATGATTCTGGAGTTCAAATCTAATGAGGTACTTAATACAACAGATGATTGCCTTTTTTGTCATTATCTTGCTTGTATTGATTGTTTTTGGTGTGTCGTTTACACAATTTACGCGAACGACCGTCAAAGAATCTGCTTATGAGCAACTAAAAGGCTATTCGGAAACGGTATTGTCAAATATTCAAACATTTGATTGGACTTTAGGTGAGTCATTAAGCACGACACAAACTATTTTGCGCCATCAAAATGTGGGCTTTTATGTGTTGGATGATGAAATGAAAGTGACTTATCCAGAAGAAAAAAAGAGCGAATTAGTAAAGATGTCATAAGTAAACAAGAATTAACTGAGTTAAAAGATGGTCAACCGTTAACTAAATTAATTAATGATAAAGATTTATCTGGTAAACATATGACAATGGCAGTATATATGCAGCCACTATTTTCGACTAATTTTAAATTTGAGGGCATTCTTTTAGTTTATCAACCGGGTAGTAACATTGATAAGGGTGTTAGTTCCTTAACACAAAATTTATTTAAAGGTTTTATCTTATCGACAATTATTGCAGTAATTATTAGTTATATTTTCGCAAAATTTCAAGTTAATCGGATTAATCGAATGCGTAATGCAACGAAAGAAATTGCTGCTGGTAATTTTGATGTCCATCTAAATGTACGTAATAAAGACGAATTAGATGATTTAGCAGAAGACTTTAACCGAATGGCAGTAGCTCTTGAAGAGTCACATCAAGAAATTGAGCGCCAAGAGGAGAGACGGCGCAACTTTATGGCTGATGTTGCACATGAGATGCGGACGCCACTGACTACAATTAATGGTTTGATCGAAGGGCTATCTTATAATGCAATACCAGAAAATCAAAAAGAGAAGTGCCTGACATTAATGCAAAATGAAACCCGTCGTTTAATTCGGTTAGTAAATGAGAATTTAGATTATGAAAAAATTTTAACAAACCAAATCAATATTGCCATTCAAAAAATTGATGCAACAGCTGTTTTAGAAACTATTATTGATCAATTATCTAGTAAAGCGAGTGACAAAGGTGATAAACTAATTTTGGAAACAAATATACCGATTGAATTATATGCTGACTATGACAGATTCGTTCAGATAATGGTTAATATTATTACGAATGCGATTCAATTTACTGAGAATGGACAAATTAAGATTAAAGTCTTTCGAGGTTATTTAGAATCAACAGTTGAAATATCGGATAATGGTATGGGCATGAGTGAGGAACAGCAAAAAAATATTTGGGATCGTTATTATAAAGCGGATCCTTCACGAAAAAATACAAAGTATGGAGAATCGGGATTAGGTTTATCAATTGTCGATCAATTAGTTCGTTTACATGATGGGCGTATTGAAGTTGATAGTGAATTAGGTGAGGGAACAACATTTAGTATTACATTTCCTGACCATTTAGATGATGTTGATACCGGAATGACCGATAAAACAATTTAATAACTAATAAAAAAGACTGCCGTTTATTTGGCAGTCTTTTTTATTAGTTTAGTACTATTTATGGCTAGCATATATTAGTTCATTAAGAAAAATTTTAGCTGGTTGTGTAATCGTTTGTTCATTATTTGAGACAATATAAAAATCTTGTTTCGCGTGAAAGCGATTAATATTAATTGTCGATAAAGTACCTGATTTAATATCATCTGCTACAGATGAATGATACACAAAAGAAATACCATTATTGTTTTTTACAAAGGATTTTATTAAATTAATATTACCTACAGTATATAGTTTTGGAATGTCGCTTATTTTCATATTTAATTCATTTAATTTTTGTTCTAGAGACTCAAGTGAACCTGCACCTTTTTCTCGTATATAGACAGTTGATGGGTAGATATCTTGAATATTAATAGTCTTATTTGCCAAAGGATGTTTTGGAGAACAAATTAGAATTATTGTGTCATGACAAAATTTTTCACGTCGTAATGAATAGTCATTAACTGGACCAGAAATTAAAGCGATATCAATTTGTCGTTTTTTCAATGAATGGATTAGTTGTTTAGTATTATCAACATATAAAGAAATTTCAGTATTTGGGTAGTCTTTTTTATAGATTTCCAATGACTTGCATAGTAAATACTCTCCGATAGTCTTACTTGCACCGATATTTAAAACAGTTTTTTGGTTGAAATCAGTTTTTATTTTATCGATTTCAGCTATAATACGTTTGATTTTTTCATATAAGTACAAACCCTCATCAGTAATAATTAGTTTTCGATTTTTATAACTAACTAGTTGCACATTCAATTCTTTTTCAATATATTGAATATGTTTCGTTACAGCAGGTTGTGTAAAATTGATCAATTCAGCAGTTTTAGTATAACTTTTAGTTTCCACTAAATTAACAAATGTTTTATAACGATAATCCAACAAATTAATTGCCCCCTTTTCTTTATTATACAGCATTTTTTTAAATAATATTAATAAAAATGATAACGTTTATAAAATTTAGTTATAGTTATATGCCAAATAGTTATTTCATTTTTAATTTAGTATACGTTATGATGATTGTGTAATGATTAACAAAAGGAGGAACAAAAATGGAACAATCAAAAAGTGAATTAGAAAGTACTGTCAGTTATGTCCAACCAATTGTTGCAACTTTGATTGTGATTTTACTAACAATATTTGCCAGTTATCTATATGGACAAAAAGCAGTACTAGCACTTCAACTTTTATCTGGAGGATTACTTGGAGCAGTATTAACAAGATCTAGGTTTGGTTTTGCTGGCGGCATAAAACGAATTTATGTCAGAGGAGAAGGTAGTTTAACTAAAGCGTTATTACTGATGGCAATTATTACGATGTTTTTATTTTTAGGTATTCAGTGGTATGCGGCTCAAAATGG containing:
- the pheA gene encoding prephenate dehydratase; amino-acid sequence: MTIGYLGPNGSFTSQAAAYFASESSIISYSSIATCLRALEKNELDYAIVPVENSIEGTVNVAIDFIYHHLAVPIQCELVLPIHQQLMVHPNFKHSWQDNIVKIVSHPQALAQTQTFLADNFPHSQQLTTESTTSACELIVNHQDDCWAAVASKAASEAFNLTIVCSDIQDNQNNETRFWLLGKETFKLTDKSSCFIRQTLGISWSNNQPGDLHRILSVFSWRQIDLSKIESRPLRTKLGEYYFLIDILVDNPRLIDLALEELAALDCDIKILGTYPVYYGENS
- a CDS encoding LCP family protein yields the protein MTKMTRMDRHKKSEEIDRSPQEQSSNLNKEVNKHNVLKQNPKKKKKRKKGKGCLFFIFILLLISVLFSVGMYAKGYFSAKNDTVHYPTEVTDFKGQKASDGSVNILLLGSDSRGEDQGRSDSLLVFHYNKRDKQPKLISIMRDTFVPIPTKDGVEYNKINAAYSYGGPELVRQTITNTFGIPIQYFAVVNFDSFPKIIETLAPHGLKINAEKDLEVEGTIIKKGPQQMNGLEVLQYSRFRKDAEGDFGRVRRQQQVLEALVKQGLSPLNAWRLPEVVGKVQGYTETDIPFNLYLSLGTSYLFSRHKPLDILTVPVANSWNDGYYDYAGSVLEIDEATNKEAVSAFLNK
- a CDS encoding DegV family protein; its protein translation is MKTAIITDSTVFLTENYKKRDNLFVIPVPLIMDNRVYLEGVDIHPDGFYDLLKDADELPKTSQPAIGEVLDFYESLAKEGYEAIISIHMSSGISGFVTTLQTLVNELSDIKVYPFDSLITSGPMGKLVEMALDMTAIGLEPEKIVHALSQAREFIEGYIVVDDLNHLVRGGRLKNGAAVIGTLLKIKPILSFQDGNIVLTEKIRSQKKALNRVREIVLNDISSLPQDSTFYVIHCNNRDVAQQVMDELLLEDASLDVHLCDFGPVIGAHLGEKSIAIGVAPKTIKGLI
- the alr gene encoding alanine racemase, which encodes MIPSIHRDSKIIVDLVAIKQNIKKELARLTNRQEMFAVVKANGYGHGSIHVSKAAVEAGVSGFCVSNLDEAIELRNNGIQLPILILSYVAPEYVELMVDYDLSVTCPSLDWLIQVNRIIKQLDLAKPLAIHVKIDTGMGRIGFRSQEDMSQAMAIIDNNPDILLEGLFTHFATADSVSEEHFNLQKERFTVARALFPEKIRYVHTANSATTLWHDAWGSNMIRYGDAMYGLNPSGNELVEPFPLKQALSLETTLIHVKKIEKGEKVGYGATYETKTNEWIGTLPIGYADGLRRRFQGFEVLIDGQRVPIIGRVCMDQCMIKLPKSYPVGTKVTIFGTNQHQFNSIQSGADYIGTINYEITCGLSDRLPREFIDNTCGEMEG
- a CDS encoding AEC family transporter, which translates into the protein MIASYLNILVIFAIICLGYILTWKKWFDNRIADVFSKLVLNITLPLSMFLNMTQKFTKAEFLDLFKGILLPFVSILITFIISFIYAKVTKVPITRKGTFQVMFTAANTIFMGLPVNMAVFGEKAIPYALLYYICNTSFFFTIGIMLIAKDNPDVKKSHTTFNFKKFLKKLLSPALSGFIVGILWLLTGIDVPKPIIDFSSYLGSMTTALSLFVIGIIIYQTGVKNIRLTRDVVGVLIGRYVISPLVVYLLSFIIPVPSLMLKVFILQSAMPVQNSMPILARGYGADEKFATSSLTYSIFTYFIFILILLGIFF
- a CDS encoding DEAD/DEAH box helicase; the protein is MNQFTDYQLESFILDALAEKNFTTPTEVQRKLIPVISKGKSVVGQSQTGSGKTHTFLIPLMNKLDLTKNDVQIIVTTPSRELAEQIYQAALQIANHSETECRVASYVGGTDKKRQIEKLKHQQPHVVVGTPGRILDLINHQALKTYTAKAFVVDEADMTLDMGFLEDVDQIAATLPNHLQMLVFSATIPIKLQPFLKKYMENPVVEHIKPSSVISDDIENWLISTKGQDVNRLVYNIVTVGHPYLAMIFANTKQRVDEIANYLKEQGLKVATIHGDIPPRERKRVMKSVQNLDYQYVVATDLAARGIDIEGVSHVINAEIPNDLEFFIHRVGRTGRNGLKGIAISLYEPANEEQIAELEKMGITFQPKVLKQGEFVESYDRNRRTKREKTQKQLDTKMVGLVKKKKKKVKPAYKKKLKFAIAENDKQKRKVERRQTERSKRKSRKQDY
- a CDS encoding SdpI family protein, with protein sequence MIYYSVGWIMTIIGILYVVLPSKKRHFKYGYRTSRARLSDATYRYAQKYAAKVFLIIGLITLAIGYILKLSGLTNFFIIELVTIFIPIMIAFYQIEKKLQTFNDQLDDNEKGEDEDETFND
- a CDS encoding response regulator transcription factor, with protein sequence MKLLMIEDNESVSEMMQMFFLNESWDVTFKHDGKEGLDAFLETPSSWDIITLDLNLPTMDGMAVCREIRKVSSTVPIIMLTARDSESDQVIGLEMGADDYVTKPFSPLTLIARIKALHRRAGLVDGNDEQQLNDTGEFDVVTEHFKMNTKTREVFLDDHPIDGLTPKEFDLLLTLAKKPRQVFSREQLLELVWDYQYFGDERTVDAHIKKLRQKIEKVGPQVIQTVWGVGYKFDDSGVQI
- a CDS encoding LysR substrate-binding domain-containing protein; its protein translation is MLDYRYKTFVNLVETKSYTKTAELINFTQPAVTKHIQYIEKELNVQLVSYKNRKLIITDEGLYLYEKIKRIIAEIDKIKTDFNQKTVLNIGASKTIGEYLLCKSLEIYKKDYPNTEISLYVDNTKQLIHSLKKRQIDIALISGPVNDYSLRREKFCHDTIILICSPKHPLANKTINIQDIYPSTVYIREKGAGSLESLEQKLNELNMKISDIPKLYTVGNINLIKSFVKNNNGISFVYHSSVADDIKSGTLSTININRFHAKQDFYIVSNNEQTITQPAKIFLNELIYASHK